The Desulfobaccales bacterium nucleotide sequence GCCGATGCCGACGAGATCGAGGAATACTACCCGGAGGAGGACGCCACCCTGACGGAGGTCCCGGCCAGCCCCAAAGCGCCGGTCTCGCCGCGCCAGTTTTTCAAAAGCGATCTCGACGGTTAGGCTTGCCTTGCCCGGCCGCTTCGGTTACAGTATGCCTGAACACGGCGGCGGTACTCAGCCGATGGCAGGCTGGCGGTGTGAGTTCGGCCTGCCCGAGGCGTGAGGTCCCTTGGTGAGGCCACCGGTGCGGTGCCGGCCGTCGTCCCCCTGCCCGGTTCGTTTTTCATCAAAGAGGCCTGATTTTCCATGCGTGACATCCATGTGAAGGACATCATCGCGGCCGTCAAGCAGGCCGCTATTACCGCCAATTACGTCATCGGCCCGGACCTGCTGGCCGCCTTCCAGCGCGGCCTCACCGAGGAGGAGTCCCCCAGCGGCCGGGAGATCTTCCGTCAGCTCATCGAAAACGCCAGGATAGCCGATACGGAGTGTGTGCCCCTGTGCCAGGACTGTGGCCTCACCGTCATCTTCGCCGAGGTGGGCCAGGAAGTACACATCGTGGGCGGAGACTTTGAGGCGGCGCTGCAGGAGGGGGTGCGCCAGGGCTATCAGGAGGGCTATCTGCGCAAGTCCGTCTGCCATCCCCTCAGCCGCACAAATACCGGCGACAACACCCCCGCGGTGATCCACACCGAGATTGTGCCCGGCGACCGCCTCAAGCTCTGGGTGGTCCCCAAGGGTGGGGGCAGCGAAAACATGAGTCGCCTCTTCATGCTCAAGCCGGCCCAGGGCTGGGAGGGGATCAAGGAGGCGGTGGTCACCACCGTGCGGGAGGCCGGGCCCAACGCCTGCCCCCCCTACATCGTCGGGGTGGGCATCGGCGGCAACTTCGAGCGCGCCGCTCTCTTGGCCAAAAAATCCCTCTTGCGGGAGCTGGGAAGCACCAACCCCGACCCGGACCTGGCGGCCCGGGAGGAGGATCTCCTTAAGGCCATCAACGACCTGGGAATCGGCCCCCAGGGACTGGGCGGCCGCCTCACCGCCCTGGGGGTGCATCTCCTCATGCAGCCCTGCCACATCGCCAGTCTGCCGGTGGCGGTGAATATCCAATGCCATTCCTCCCGGCACCGGGAAGTGGAGCTGTAAAGCCCGCCTCCGGCGGCCAGAGAAACTGATTTGAGGGAAACATGCCCAAAGATGTCCGGTTGAGCCCCCCTCTCACCGCTGCCGATGTCTGCGCCCTGGAGATCGGCGACCGGGTGCTGGTGAGCGGGGTGATATACACCGCCCGGGATGCCGCCCACCGGCGCCTCATGGAGCTGCTGGCCGCCGGCCGGCCCCTGCCCGTGGACCTGAAAGGCCAGATCCTCTATTATGTGGGGCCCTCGCCCGCCCGGCCCGGCCGGGTCATCGGCGCCGCCGGCCCCACCACTGCCACCCGCATGGATGTCTATACCCCCACCTTGCTGAAGCTGGGGCTCAAAGCCATGATCGGCAAGGGCCGCCGCAGCCCCGAGGTCATCGCCGCCCTGAAGGAGTATCAGGCGGTGTACTTGGGCGCCACCGGCGGGGCCGGGGCTCTGATTTCCCAATGCATCAAGGCGGCGGAGGTGGTGGCCTTCGAGGATCTGGGACCCGAGGCCATCCACCGCCTGGTGGTGGAGGATCTGCCCACCATTGTCATCAACGACTGTGCCGGTCGGGATCTGTATGATGAGGGGCTGAAACAGTATGCCCGCACGGCCTGAGGCCGACGGACCGCTTCCCCCTCCTGCCAGGGGCGGCACAATATGCTTTGCGATGGCTGCGTCCTATTTCAGCTCTGAACCTCCGGCCGCTGGGCCGGCGACTCCCTGAGAGCCGACACCGTATGCCCCCCGATTTGGACAAGATCGCCGCCCGGGTCAGGGAAAAGCGGGAATCCTTCCGGGAATACCGCTTCACCGAACTGGAAAACGACGCCATCAAGACCTTCTTCGACCTGGCCCAGGAATACGAGACCCTGGACAACTTCTACCGGGTGGTGGTGACGGTCCTGAAGGAATTCTTCGGGTGGGAGACCCGCCTCTACCTCCTGCGCCAGGACGGCCTGCTGGAAATCGTGGTGGACAGCCGGGAGGGGCTCCTGCCGCACCGTCCACCGGCCCCGGCCCACATCCAATTGGCCGGCCAGGCTTACGGCGTCAACGATGCCTGGCTGGTGCCCATCCGGGGCAACCTGCTCTTGGTGGAGCGCCTGCCCTTCTACGCCAAGGAGCAGCTCATCGGCATGCTGGAGGTCGCCCCCGCCTCCACCCTCTCCGAACATAACCGCTTCTTCCTGGAGAAATACGCCAACCGCCTGGGCTACAACCTGCACTCCAAGGTCATCTACTGGCAGAACATCCAGCACATCCGCTTCATCAACAGCCTGGTGGCGGATATTGAGCACAATGTCATCGTGCCCAATATCACCCTGAGCCTGTATCTGCGCCACCTCCGGGACAAGATCCGCACCCTGGAGGAGCTGGAGTGCGCCTGTGAGATCCGCACCGAGAAGTGCGAGAAATTCCCGGAGGCCCAGGTTACCTTCCGCAACCTGATCCAGGGCCTGAAAGACGATTACCAAACCCTGGAGCAGCAATATAAAGGTATCAGCCTGTTCATTGAGTCGCTCTTTCGGCCCTCCCATTTCCAGCGGGGCCATCTGGTGCTCAGGCGCCGGCCCCACCGGGTAATGAGCGACATCATCCAGCCCCAGCTGCAGCTCTTTCTCCCCCGCCTGAAAGAACGGGGCATCGAGATTGACGTGGCTCTGGGGGGCGTGCCCGACGAAGAGATTCTCCTGTCCGTGGACAAAGGCCTCATGGCCCAGGTGTATGCCAATCTCTTCTCCAACGCGGTGAAATACACCCGTCCCAATCACGAGGGCCGCAAATATATCTCCTTCGGCCGGGAGATCCTGCGGGACTATTTCGGGCCGGGGAAACACGGCTGCAAGTTCAACGTCTTTTCCACCGGCCCCCACATCCCGCCGGAGGATGTGCCTTATATCTTTGAGGAGGGGTATCGAGGGCACAATATCAACGGCGAGGTGGGCACCGGCCGGGGCCTCTATTTTGTGCGCAACGTCATCGAGACCCACGGCGGCCAGGTGGGCTATGAACCCACCCATGGCGGCAACAATTTTTATTTCATCTTGCCGATGATGGAAGTGCCGGAAGCGCCTTACGCCGCCGGCTTGACCGCCGGCGAAGCGTGAAGGCCTCCGGGACCGTGACCGGCTCAAGCTGAAGGGAGCTGAGATCGTCGAAGAGGGACCGCCAAGGCATCCCTTCCCTGCTCATTCGCGCAAGAAAACCGCTGGGGTTCATAGGCAAGCCGTGCCCTGGCCTGCCACCTGCCTGACCCGGGAAACGCCATGTCCATCAAGTATCTGGCCCAGGAACTTTACCGCCTCAGCCGGCGGGTGGATGAGCTGGAAAAACAGCTGCGAAGCTTCCGGGAGCGGGGCGAACCTTCCCCCGAGTGGAGCCGCCTGGAGGCCGAGCTGGCCGAGGCCGTCAAAGAACGGGACCGCCTGCGGGCCGTCCTGGAGGCCAAAAAGGAAAAGCCGCTAATCTGAGGCCTTCGGGGAGCGCGGCCCGGAGTGAGGGAAAAGGGCTGTTGTTAATGCCCACGAGCCCCTGGTCTTAAATGCCCAAAATATAAGGGGGGTGGGGAGGGGAGTTTGAGGGGAGGGCGGGGGGTCCACTGACCCCCCGGCCCTCCCCTCAAAGATCACTCATGCCACGGTCTCAGCACAGCCAGCAGCCGGCCTCCCGGATCTGTTCATACCATTTCTGCAGGAGCGGCCCCCGGTCCTTCTTGGTGAGAAACAGCAGCCTGAGCACCTGGCTCATGTCGATAAAACCGGCGAAATAGGCGTATTTCACCAGGTTTTCCAGATTTTCCGGCGAGAATTCCCGGGCCTTTTCCGGCACCCGCTCCCAGAAATCCTCCGCCTGGATGATCTCCTTCACCCGCTGGTAATGCTCTTGTAACTGCTCCAAAGTCGGGGTCGTCACCGAACTGACCTCAGCCATCGCGTCGTGCCCCCGGCTGTGAAGTGAACCCTCTCCCGGGGAGAGGCGCGGGATCATCCCCTTCCCCCGCCTTCCCTTATAAGTCCTAATAATTTTTGGCAAATAGCAGTCAAGAGTTTGATGGTTAAAATGTGGATCCAAGGAGCTGGGGGAGGGGAACAGGATTCCGCAATTCCTGGCCCCTCTCCTTCATCTCACATTCCTTCCCTGGTTGATAGCACCTCCCGGGCCCGCCGGGCCGCCTTCTGCCCCTCCAGGATGGCCGCCTCCACACAGGGGAGGCCCGCCAGATCGGAGTGGGCCAGGATCAGGCGGCCTTTCACCGGTCGGGGCCGCCCCTCCTTCTTGAGCAGGGTGAGAAAACCGGGATAGGGCACCACCTGGGCATGCCCGAAGCGGTAGAGCCGCACCTCCTCCACCGCGGCCGCCGCGGCCGGAAACCGCCGGGCCACCGCCTGAAGCAGCCGCTCAGCCTGCACTTCCGCCGGCTGGTCCAGAAGCTCCCGCCGGCCCGTGGGGAAGGGCTGGGGCGCATAGAGCACCATGGCCTTTCGGGTCCGGGCCTCTGCCCGCCGGGGAGAGAGGATGAAATCCGAGAAGGCCTCCTCCTCCATCATCCAGTTCTCATAGCCCGGGGCCTGGATCTCCAAAGGGCCGAGCAGGGCCGCCACCACATAGCTGCTGTAGCGGAAATGGCGGAAATCCTCCGCCGGCCAGCCAGCCTCCGGGGGCAGGAGGTGCTGCATGGCGAATTTGCCGCCCGCCAGGATCGCCACCTGGGCCTCCACGCAGAGGGCCTCCCCCCTCGCCCCCCGGGCCAGGAGCCGGATTCGGTCCCGGCTGAAGCGCAGTCCCACCACCACCTGGCCCAACCGGGGGGCCCGGGGGAGAGCCGCCACCAGGGCCGTGACCAGGCGGGCGTTTCCCTCCGGAAAGGCCATGAGCCGGGCGCTGGTGGAAAATTCCGACATGAGAAAGCTCAGGCCCGCCCAGGCGGACACCTGGTGGGGCAGGGCCCCCAGGCAGGAGGCGCAATACGGGGCAAAGAAGGCGGTGGCCACCGGTGGGAGACCCCGCTCCCGCTCCAGATAATCCGCCAGCGACAGGCGGTCCAGCTCCGGGCGGCTGAACTCCTCCTCCCCCAAAGGATCCCATTCCTCCTCCCAGGCCGCCAGGTCCTCCGCCAGGCGCAGCAAGCCCTCCCGCACCGCCGGCGGGAAAGGCAGTTGGCGCACGCCGGCGGCACTGTAACAGTCCGGGAACCACTGGCCCCGGTAATACAGGGCGCTGGCCGGAGGCTCCACCACCGCGGCCTCCACATCGAGGCCCAGGTCCCGGTACCAGGCGGCCCAGGCCTCGGTCCAGGGGTAATAGGAGTAGGCCGAGCCCGCCGGATACGGAATCCCCTCATACTCTTCCGTGAGACAGACCCCCCCGGGGGCGGCTCCGGCCTCCAGCACCACCACTTCCCGGTCCCGGAGATGGTAGGCCGCGGTGAGGCCGGAAAGCCCGGCCCCCACCACCGCCACCTCCACCCTGAGGTCCGGCTGCTCCGGCCACGACCCGGGGCGTTCCCCGGGGGACAGGAAATACCGATGGCAGCTCCCCGCCGTCTCCCCCCGCCACTCCCGGATCAGGGTCTTGGCCATTCTCCGCGGTAATTGGTCACTTGGCTCCGTCATGGCCTCGTCGGGAGGCCGAAGGCTCTAAGGCGCCCTTATGACGCCGGGATAGGCCTTCGCCTTCGGCTGCTTGCGTCTCCTCACTCCTTGCGGTTGATCAGGGCCGCCAGATAGCCGGCCCCGAAGCCGTTGTCAATGTTCACCACCGCCACGCCGTTGGCGCAGGAGTTGAGCATGGCCAACAGCGCCGCCAGGCCCCCGAAACTGGCGCCATAGCCGATACTGGTGGGCACCGCCACCACCGGCCGGTCCACCAGGCCGGCCACCACGCTGGGAAGGGCCCCCTCCATGCCGGCCACCACCACAAAGACCCCGGCCTCCCGGAAGAGGTGGCGGTAAGAGAGGAGCCGGTGCAATCCGGCCACCCCGCAATCGTAAATGGTCTCCACCCGGTTGCCCATGATGCGGGCGGTGACCGCCGCCTCTTCCGCCACCGGGATGTCGGAGGTGCCGGCGCTGAGCACCAGCACCAACCCTCGGCCCCGGTCCGGGATCTCCCCCCGGCTTAAAGTGAGGGCTCCGGAAGCGGGATAATAGACGGCCGTCGGGAATTCCTCCTGCAGTTCCTCGGCCTGGGACGCTGCCAGCCGGGTCACCAGGATATGCGGCGACCGGGCCCACAGGGCATGCAGAATGGCCTTGAGCTGGGCGGTCTCCTTCCCCGGCGCAAACACCACCTCGGGAAAGCCCTGGCGCAGGGAGCGATGGTGGTCCACCCGGGCAAAGCCCAGATCCTCGAAGGGGAGGGCCCGCAGGCGCTCCACGGCCTCGGCCACCGTCAGGCGCCCGGCCTGCACCTCCTTTAAGATGTCCTCAATCTGCGTGGCATCCATGATGGTTAAACCGGTTCCCGGCCTGATGACCCCTTCCGGCCGGCGGCCCGTCAAAGCTAAAAATATACCATATCCCGGCGGGTCCGGCTCCTTGGCGGCATAAGGCGATCACTTTGGCGCCGCCGGCATGGGCGTAAGCCGGCCATCCGGCAACAGCCGGAAACGCCCACCCCGCCAGGTGACAGTGTTCCCTAAAAAGCTCAAGAGCCAAAATCCCACTGCCAGCAAGTCCTTCACGGGCACCAGCATCCACGCCGGCCCCGGGAGCCGCCCTTTCAGGCAGGCTTTCAGGGCGTAGCAGCTCAGCCCCAGGCGCAGCCCCACCGTGGCGGCCACCAACATGGCAGCCCAGCCCGCCCCGGCGCTCAGCCACCATCCCATCAGCGCAAAGAGCAGGGTATGGGTAATGCCATAAGCCAGATACCCTTTGGGCCGGCAGACCCGGTACGTCCGGCTCCAGCGGAGCTGGTGCAGCACATAGTCCTTCAGGCACATGTCAGGTGCCCCGGTCTCCACCACATAGGGGAGGAGATCCACCCCAAAGCCAGCCTGGCTTATGCGGTGTCCCAACTGATAATCATCCGCCAGATAATCCGCCAGGGGCGCAAAACCGCCGATGGCTTCGTAGGCCCGGCGAGTGAAGGCCATAGCCGCGCCCAGGGCGAAATCCACCCCCTGCACATACCGGGCCACCGCCACCGAGGGGATGAAATCCCCGGCGATGGCGAGGCTTTCCAGGGCCGCCCCCAGGCTGCGGGGCTCGCAGGCCCGATAGGGGCAGGAGACCAGTCCCATCCCTGGACGGGCCAAGGCGGCCGCCGCGGTGGCCAGGAAATCCCCGCCCACCTTGACATCGGCATCGGCAAGGACCAGGAGGTCGTAGCGGGCCAGGGGGGCCAATTGCTGCAAGATGCTCACCTTGGGGTTGAGGCCCCGCACCTCGGGACAAAGCACCACCTTCACCGGCACCCCTGAGTGGGCGGCGGCCAGCTCCCTTAAGTACTGCAGGGCCGGGTCCTGGGGGTCCGCCACCCCGAAGAGCACCTCATACGGGGCATACTCCTGGGTGAGGAAGCTCTCCAGGCACTCCCGCATCCCCGGCTCCCAGCCCTTCACCGGCTTGAAGACCGTCACCCCGGGTCCGGAGGTCGCGGCGAGACTGGGGGAGAGGGCAAAAAAGCGCCTCAGACAGATCCACGCCCCCACCTGATAGAGCAGGGACACCAGCCACAGGATGATGCAGAAAGTGAGCATCGCCGGGAATTCCCGTTAATTTATACTAAAGGAAGAGCCGATAACCAAGACAAAGGCGGCGCGCGGGAGGCATCACATGCCCCTGGAGGCAGTGCTCTTCGATCTCTACGGGACCCTGGTGGATATCTTCACCGATGAAGGGGACCCGGTGCTCTACCAGGAACTGAGCAAATTCCTGGGCTATTATGGCATCCGCCTGGCCCCCGAGGAACTGGCGGCCAAATACCAGGGGTATGCCGCCGCCCAGCTCCGGGAGCGCCCCAGCCCCTTCGGGGATATAGACGTCTATCAGGTGTTTGAAGCCATCCTCCTGGAGGGGCTGGGAAAGCAGCCGGAGCGCAGCCTGACTTTGGCCGTCGCCCGGCTTTTCCGCTCCTTGAGCCGCAAGCATTTCCGCCTCTTTCCCGATGCCCGGCCCGCCTTGGTGGAGCTGAAGCGGCGTTATCGCCTCGGCTTGGTCACCGACGCCCAGTGGGTCTTCAGCGAGCCGGAGATCCACATCTTGAAAATCAGCGATTTTTTTGACACCATCATCCTGTCCTCCCGCTATTTCGTCCGCAAACCCAGCCCCCAGATTTACGCCCACGCCCTGAAAGCCCTGTGGCTGAAGCCCTTCCAGGCGGTATATGTGGGAAATGACCTGGACAACGACGTTCCCGGGCCCCTGAGCCTGGGCATGCCGGTGGTATTGGTGGACCGGGGCACCCTGCCCCCGGAGACGCCGGTCCCCGTCCTTTCCGACCTCCGGGACCTTCCCTCCTTTCTGCAGACACGGTATAATAGCTGAAATTTCCCGGCGGCCCTCCTGCTAGCCGGACGGCTTTTGCCTGAAAGGAGAGAACATGAGCACCTCTGTGGCCTGGCGGGCCGATTACGACGCGGCCCTGGGGGAGGCCAAGAAGTCCGGCCGGCCCCTGGTGGTGGAATTTTACCTGGAGGGCTGCCCCCATTGCCGGCGCCTGGCCGAGGAAACCCACACTGACGCCCGGGTGGCCGCCGCCTTGAATGACCGCTTTGTGCCGGTGCGCCTGGAGGGTCGCCAGCACATGGACCTGGTGCAGAAATTCGGCGTCCGGGGAGCGCCCACCACCCTGATCGTGGACGCCACCGGCAAGGAGATGGCCCGCCTCGTGGGGTTTCATACCCCGGAAGAGTATCTGGCGGAGCTCAACAAAGCGGCCTGACTTGCCGTCCCGGGTGGAAGGCGGCTTCCGAGGGGCAGTCCTGCCGCCACGCCGGCCGCCGCCATCCGGAAGGGATGCCTCGGGGACCGGTCAGGAAGCCGACAGTCGGGCCCCAGGCGGCTGAAGGCGATGAGATGGGAATGGGGGAGTGCCGGAGCCGCCGGTGGAGATGCAGTCAGGGGGGGAAATGATGACCAGCACCAACAGACCGGAATCTGCGTTTTTTTCTGGCGTGCGCGCCATCCTGCTGGCGGCGCTACTGTCGGCTCTTTTGGGCGCGCCGGCGGTGCGGGCAGCCGACGACGACGAGGGCCTGGTGACCGCCAAGGCCTTTGTCATCATGGATGCCAAGACCGGCCGCACCCTCCTGGCCCTCAACCCCCACCTCATGCTGCCCCCGGCCAGCACTCTGAAGGTCATGACCGCCCTGATGGTGATGGAGCGGCTGCGGTTGGACGACAAGGTCACGGTGAGCCCCTATGCCGCCGCCGCGCCGGCCTCCAAGATCAACTTGCAGCCGGGGGAAACCCTCACTGTCCGTGACCTGTTGTATGCCTTGCTGTTGTCCTCGGCCAACGACGGCGCGAGGGCCCTGGCGGAGAAGATCAGCGGCAGTGAGGAGGCCTTCGCAGCCGAGGCCACCCGCCAGATGCGGGCCTGGGGGGCCTACCGCACCCGGCTGGCCACCGCCAACGGCCTGCCGGCCGAAGGGCAGTACTCCACCGCCGAGGATCTGGCCCTGCTCTTCCGCCGGGCCATCCAGCACCCGGAGCTGGCCAAGATCATGGCCACCAAGTACTACACCATCCCCGGCGACCGGGAACTGCGGAATCACGACCGCTTCCTCTTCACCACCCCCCTGGCCCAGGGCGGCAAGACCGGTTTTACCCGGGCTTCCCGGCACACCTATGTGGGCCGCTTCAAAAATGGCGATCAGGAAATCATCATCGCCATGTTGGGGAGCTCCCAGAAATGGGCCGACATGCGCACCCTCATCGAAAAAGGCTTTGAACTGAGCGGCGCCCCCATCGCCAAAATGGAGCCCCTGGAAGAGCGCCTGTGGTTTGCCAAGAAGCACACCGGTCGGTATGCCCAGGCGGCGGTGCGTTCCAAATCCAAGCGGAGCAAAGCCAAAGTGGTGACCGCCTCCATCACCGGCAGCGGCAGCAAGAAGCTCAACACCACCCGGAAAAAGAAAGCCTCCCGTTACAAAGGGGGATCGTAAGGACGTGAAGGGGCTGTTCAACAAGGTGCGCAACACCGTCACCCGGCAGCGCTATGTGGTCTCCACCATCAAGAAGGCGGAGGGTCTCTACGAGACCGCGGTCTTCGAGGCCACCTTCTTTTATTTCCCCAAAAGCCTCTCCAAGCCTGCGGTGGCCAAGGAGACCCACACCAAAGACGAGGCCTGGGACCTGCATTATGAAGTGGTGGCCCGCCTGGCCACCGAATATCCCCCCCGCCTCTTCCAGGAACTCAAGAAATAGCCTGAGGCCGGGCCGCCTCTGATTAAGCCTTTCGGGGCCTCCGCTTTCTGGTTCCCTCTCGAAACCGGGCCATCGGGACTTGGGGGCGCCTCCTGGGTGTGCCCCGGCCTGGGTCCATTCTCCGCCTTGCCATCCTCTCGGCTCTGCTCAGCAAACGAACGCCACCTCGGATGAGGCCAGCGTCCTTCCCTCAAGCTCTTTTCTGGGATGACCTTGGCGGGAAAGGGCCTGCCCGGGAAGGCCGCCGGTCATTTTCCCCTGCCAGCGCGCAGCGTTTATGCTATAGTCTGAGACTTACGCCCGGACGCTGATTTATGTGCCCAGTCCACCCCTTACTGAGACGTTTGGCCCTGCCGGCGGGACTTCTGGCCCTGGCCTGGATTCTCCCGGCCTCGGGGCTCCTCAACCCTTACGTGGTCCAGGTCTTAATGTATGTGGGGATCAACATGATCCTCACCCTGTCATTGAACCTGGTCAACGGCTACATGGGGGAATTCTCCGTGGGCCATGCCGGCTTCATGGCCGTGGGGGCCTACACCGCCTCGGTGCTCACGGTCTGGGTGGTCCCGGCCTTCCTGGCGCCCTGGCTCTTCCCGGCGGTGCTCCTGGTGGGCGGGGCATCAGCGGCCCTCTCCGGCCTGGTGGTGGCCTTCCCCTCCTTTCGCACCCGGGGGGACTACCTGGCCATCGTCACCCTGGCCTTTAACATGATCGTCAAAAGCGCCTTGGAAAACCTGGAGGTCCTGGGGGGCCCGCGGGGTTTTCTCGGCATGCCCCGCCTCACCACCCTCCCCTGGGTGGTGGCCGTGGTCCTTGTTACCCTGGTCCTTTGCCGCCATCTGGTCTATTCCAACTTCGGCCGGGGGGTAGTGGCCATCCGGGAGGATGAAGTGGCCGCCTCCCTGACCTCGGTGGACACCCGGCGGGTGAAGCTCTATGCCTTCCTGGTCTCCGCCTTCCTGGCCGGCGTGGCAGGCGGCCTCTACGCCCACGTGCTGCAGTTCATCAACCCCCGCAGCTTTTCCATCCTCAAATCCACGGACATGCTGGTCATGGTCTATCTGGGGGGCGTGGGCTCACTGATGGGTTCCCTCTTGGGCGCCACCCTCTTCACCGTGCTCCTGGAGTTGCTGCGGCCCCTGGGACTGTGGCGCTGGGTGGTGGGGCCGCTGCTCCTGGTGTTGCTCATGATCTTCCGGCCCCAGGGTCTCATGGGGTTTCGGGATCCCCGCTGGCTGAAAGAGGAGGAACTGCCGCCCCGGCCGGCCTGAGGCGGCCTCGGATGCGCACGATGACCGCGATCTTGGAAATTCACGACCTGACCCACCATTTCGGGGGCCTCTGTGCCCTGTCGGGCTTTTCCCTCAGCCTTTCCCCCGGGGAGCTGGCGGGCCTCATCGGCCCCAACGGCGCCGGCAAAACTACCGTCTTCAATCTCATCAGCGGAATCTACCGGCCCACCTCAGGCTCCATCCGCTTTTTGGGGGAGGAGATCACCGCCTGGCCCAGCCACCGCATCACCGCTGCGGGGATCGCCCGCACTTTCCAAAATATCCGGCTGTTTAAGGAGATGAGCGCCCTGGACAACGTCCGGTTGGGGGCCTTTGCCCGGCATGATTACAGCCTCCTGGAAGCCCTGTGCCGCCGGGGTCGCTTCCAGGCTGAGGAACGCCGTTGGCGGGAAGAGGCCCTGACCCTCCTGGAGCGCCTGAATCTGGCGCATTATGCCCATGTTCCGGCCCGGAACCTGCCCTACGGCGAACAGCGCCGCCTGGAGATCGCCCGGGCCCTCATAAGCCGGCCCCGGCTGCTCCTCCTGGATGAGCCCGCGGCCGGCATGAATGAAGCCGAGACCGAGGCCCTCATGGCCCTCATCCGGGAGATCCAGGCGGAATTCGACCTCACCATCCTCCTCATCGAGCATCAGATGCGGGTGGTCATGGGGCTGTGCCGGCGGATCACCGTGCTGGATTTCGGCGTGACCATTGCAGCCGGGGCGCCCGAGGAGATCCGGCACCATCCCCGGGTCCTGGAGGCCTATCTCGGCCGGGAGGAGCCCCTGCTGGCGGAGGGAGGCGGTTGAGGGTCATGATATTGCCGTTCCCCTTGACAGAGCTGCGCCCGGTCCCCTCACCTATCCAGGCTGAGCCGTCATGACCCACCCGCCCTTGCTCTCCGTGGAAGATCTGTGGATCGCCTATGACCGCATCCAGGCGGTGAGGGGGGTGTCCTTTGCCATTGCCGCCGGGGAGATCGTCACCCTCATCGGCGCCAACGGCGCGGGCAAATCCTCCATCCTGCGCACCCTGGCGGGACTGCAGCCCGCAGCCCGGGGGCGGGTGCTCTTCGCCGGCGAGGATCTGCTCTCCCTGCCGGCCCACCTGCGCACCCAGCGGGGCCTGGCCCTGGTGCCCGAAGGCCGGGGAATTTTCGGCACCCTGACGGTGTGGGAAAACCTCCGCCTGGCAGCCTACGCCCGGCGGGATGCGGAGATCGAGGCGGACCTGGAGCGGGTCTTCCAGCTCTTCCCCCGCCTGGCGGAGCGCCGCCACCAGTTGGGGGGGACCCTCTCCGGCGGGGAACAGCAGATGCTGGCCGTGGGCCGAGCCCTCATGAGTCGGGCCCGGCTCCTCCTTCTCGATGAGCCCTCCATGGGTTTGGCGCCGCTTTTGGTCCGGGAGATCTTCCGGGTCCTTTGGCGCCTCAACCTGGCCGGCGCCACCATTCTTTTGGTGGAGCAGAATGCCCGCCTGGCCCTGGAAATCGCCCACCGGGCCTATATCCTGGAGACCGGGGAGATCACCCTCGCGGGCCCTGCCGCCACCCTGAAAAACCACCCCCGGGTGCAGGCCGCTTATCTGGGCGGCTGAGCTGCTATTGCAGCGAGGGCCGGAAGCGGTAATTCCCTCCAGCCCAATATGGGGTGGGGGGAGAGGGGGCAGGGGCTCACAGTCCCTGGCCCTCTTTCCCACCTTTATTTTTCATATTATCTTTGGTGCAAAAAAAGCTGGAGCGCGCTGAGA carries:
- a CDS encoding fumarate hydratase, producing MRDIHVKDIIAAVKQAAITANYVIGPDLLAAFQRGLTEEESPSGREIFRQLIENARIADTECVPLCQDCGLTVIFAEVGQEVHIVGGDFEAALQEGVRQGYQEGYLRKSVCHPLSRTNTGDNTPAVIHTEIVPGDRLKLWVVPKGGGSENMSRLFMLKPAQGWEGIKEAVVTTVREAGPNACPPYIVGVGIGGNFERAALLAKKSLLRELGSTNPDPDLAAREEDLLKAINDLGIGPQGLGGRLTALGVHLLMQPCHIASLPVAVNIQCHSSRHREVEL
- a CDS encoding ATP-binding protein, which codes for MPPDLDKIAARVREKRESFREYRFTELENDAIKTFFDLAQEYETLDNFYRVVVTVLKEFFGWETRLYLLRQDGLLEIVVDSREGLLPHRPPAPAHIQLAGQAYGVNDAWLVPIRGNLLLVERLPFYAKEQLIGMLEVAPASTLSEHNRFFLEKYANRLGYNLHSKVIYWQNIQHIRFINSLVADIEHNVIVPNITLSLYLRHLRDKIRTLEELECACEIRTEKCEKFPEAQVTFRNLIQGLKDDYQTLEQQYKGISLFIESLFRPSHFQRGHLVLRRRPHRVMSDIIQPQLQLFLPRLKERGIEIDVALGGVPDEEILLSVDKGLMAQVYANLFSNAVKYTRPNHEGRKYISFGREILRDYFGPGKHGCKFNVFSTGPHIPPEDVPYIFEEGYRGHNINGEVGTGRGLYFVRNVIETHGGQVGYEPTHGGNNFYFILPMMEVPEAPYAAGLTAGEA
- a CDS encoding Fe-S-containing hydro-lyase, producing the protein MPKDVRLSPPLTAADVCALEIGDRVLVSGVIYTARDAAHRRLMELLAAGRPLPVDLKGQILYYVGPSPARPGRVIGAAGPTTATRMDVYTPTLLKLGLKAMIGKGRRSPEVIAALKEYQAVYLGATGGAGALISQCIKAAEVVAFEDLGPEAIHRLVVEDLPTIVINDCAGRDLYDEGLKQYARTA
- a CDS encoding FAD-dependent oxidoreductase — translated: MAKTLIREWRGETAGSCHRYFLSPGERPGSWPEQPDLRVEVAVVGAGLSGLTAAYHLRDREVVVLEAGAAPGGVCLTEEYEGIPYPAGSAYSYYPWTEAWAAWYRDLGLDVEAAVVEPPASALYYRGQWFPDCYSAAGVRQLPFPPAVREGLLRLAEDLAAWEEEWDPLGEEEFSRPELDRLSLADYLERERGLPPVATAFFAPYCASCLGALPHQVSAWAGLSFLMSEFSTSARLMAFPEGNARLVTALVAALPRAPRLGQVVVGLRFSRDRIRLLARGARGEALCVEAQVAILAGGKFAMQHLLPPEAGWPAEDFRHFRYSSYVVAALLGPLEIQAPGYENWMMEEEAFSDFILSPRRAEARTRKAMVLYAPQPFPTGRRELLDQPAEVQAERLLQAVARRFPAAAAAVEEVRLYRFGHAQVVPYPGFLTLLKKEGRPRPVKGRLILAHSDLAGLPCVEAAILEGQKAARRAREVLSTREGM
- the larB gene encoding nickel pincer cofactor biosynthesis protein LarB, with protein sequence MDATQIEDILKEVQAGRLTVAEAVERLRALPFEDLGFARVDHHRSLRQGFPEVVFAPGKETAQLKAILHALWARSPHILVTRLAASQAEELQEEFPTAVYYPASGALTLSRGEIPDRGRGLVLVLSAGTSDIPVAEEAAVTARIMGNRVETIYDCGVAGLHRLLSYRHLFREAGVFVVVAGMEGALPSVVAGLVDRPVVAVPTSIGYGASFGGLAALLAMLNSCANGVAVVNIDNGFGAGYLAALINRKE
- the hpnI gene encoding bacteriohopanetetrol glucosamine biosynthesis glycosyltransferase HpnI; the protein is MLTFCIILWLVSLLYQVGAWICLRRFFALSPSLAATSGPGVTVFKPVKGWEPGMRECLESFLTQEYAPYEVLFGVADPQDPALQYLRELAAAHSGVPVKVVLCPEVRGLNPKVSILQQLAPLARYDLLVLADADVKVGGDFLATAAAALARPGMGLVSCPYRACEPRSLGAALESLAIAGDFIPSVAVARYVQGVDFALGAAMAFTRRAYEAIGGFAPLADYLADDYQLGHRISQAGFGVDLLPYVVETGAPDMCLKDYVLHQLRWSRTYRVCRPKGYLAYGITHTLLFALMGWWLSAGAGWAAMLVAATVGLRLGLSCYALKACLKGRLPGPAWMLVPVKDLLAVGFWLLSFLGNTVTWRGGRFRLLPDGRLTPMPAAPK